The Candidatus Bathyarchaeota archaeon genome has a window encoding:
- a CDS encoding winged helix-turn-helix domain-containing protein, whose amino-acid sequence MPSTKKPEIKPAFKLWFEINGKYIFGEGTYNLLEKIREEGSLSAAAKTSGMSYRYAWGLIKDAEEHLGMPVVRTQRGGKHGGKTDLTRMGLSLVTNYKKLKKVMTDVCRLE is encoded by the coding sequence TTGCCTTCCACGAAAAAACCAGAAATCAAACCCGCCTTCAAATTGTGGTTCGAAATCAACGGAAAATACATATTTGGAGAAGGAACCTACAATCTTCTTGAAAAAATCAGAGAAGAAGGCTCACTAAGTGCTGCCGCTAAAACATCAGGCATGTCTTACCGTTACGCTTGGGGCCTCATTAAAGACGCAGAAGAGCATCTTGGAATGCCAGTGGTTAGAACTCAGAGAGGTGGAAAACATGGAGGTAAAACCGACCTAACGAGGATGGGACTTTCGCTAGTTACAAACTACAAAAAGTTG
- a CDS encoding carbohydrate kinase family protein yields MTQPTSNSSTANLTFVGHVSIDKVENMNGTRTQPGGGALYAAIAAKALNVKTAIITTVGKDFSFTNCFDGLDSTGVKTFNMPSTRFFIRYNRNWEAKYIEAHAGAGARITSSQISSRLLKPQSMIHLSPMKPAKVTKIINDIKQRSSDVKVSISTWIGYTKEPRNRRLLKKLASQADFFMLNEFEAKALTQSSSLSLALERIKAQKLIVTMGKLGAIVSGSEIEPQMIPALTIPTGKVIDTTGAGDTWNGAFLATYKTTNDLMKSVTVASIISSIKCSRWGFKSLQKLIFQKPSDVVEYVLALREGSIQKKITDFPTYQRA; encoded by the coding sequence ATGACCCAGCCAACTTCAAACTCGTCTACCGCAAACCTCACGTTCGTGGGCCACGTATCAATAGACAAAGTAGAGAACATGAATGGAACCAGAACACAGCCAGGTGGAGGCGCATTATACGCCGCAATCGCCGCAAAAGCCCTGAACGTAAAAACAGCCATAATAACCACGGTTGGAAAAGATTTCTCCTTCACAAACTGCTTTGACGGCTTAGATTCCACGGGCGTAAAAACATTTAACATGCCCTCAACCAGATTCTTCATTCGCTACAATAGGAACTGGGAAGCAAAATACATCGAAGCACACGCTGGCGCTGGAGCCAGAATAACCTCCTCACAAATCTCCTCAAGACTTCTCAAACCGCAAAGCATGATACATTTATCCCCAATGAAACCCGCAAAGGTCACTAAGATAATAAACGACATAAAACAGCGTTCATCTGACGTAAAAGTATCAATCAGCACCTGGATAGGATACACAAAAGAACCGAGAAACAGAAGACTACTCAAAAAACTTGCCTCACAAGCCGACTTTTTCATGCTCAACGAGTTCGAGGCAAAAGCACTCACCCAATCCAGTTCCCTCTCGCTTGCCCTAGAACGAATAAAAGCCCAAAAACTGATAGTAACTATGGGAAAACTAGGTGCAATAGTGAGCGGATCCGAAATTGAACCGCAAATGATTCCAGCCTTAACCATTCCAACAGGCAAAGTGATAGATACCACAGGAGCAGGAGACACGTGGAATGGTGCCTTCCTTGCGACGTACAAAACAACCAACGATCTAATGAAGTCAGTGACCGTTGCTTCAATAATCTCAAGCATAAAATGCTCACGATGGGGATTCAAATCCTTACAGAAACTGATTTTTCAAAAGCCCTCAGATGTAGTTGAATATGTACTAGCACTTAGGGAAGGAAGCATACAGAAAAAAATCACAGACTTCCCTACGTACCAGCGAGCATGA